The following is a genomic window from Bordetella sp. H567.
CCGCGACCGCCCGAGCGACGGCCGGATGAGGAACAGGCAGGCGCCACCCGGCGGAGAAACACCGGCGCTGGGCGTGGCGCCAAATCCGAGCCCCATTTGTGGGGAAGGGCCGCCGTGGCGGCAAACGAGGCGGGACGACGCAGCGGCCAGCCGGCAATGTTGAAGTGAATTCTGCCTTATCGCTCTATCTTGCTGAATAAGCTGAAGAAATTCTCTGTCGATGCGGCGGCGACGTCCGCCACGGGCAGCCCCTTCAGGTCAGCGATCTTTTCCGCCACGTGGATCACCTTGGACGGATCGTTTACCTTGCCGCGGTACGGCACCGGCGCGAGGTACGGCGAATCGGTCTCGATCAACAGCCGCTCCAGCGGCATGCGGGAGGCCACGTCATGAAGCACGGCGGCGTTCTTGAACGTCACGATGCCGGACACGGAAATATGGAAGTTCAGATCCATGGCGGCCTGCGCCACGTCCCAGGACTCCGTGAAGCAGTGCATGACGCCGCCCACCTCTTCCGCCTTTTCCTCGCGCAGGATCCGCAAGGTGTCCTCAGCGGAGGAACGGGTGTGGATGATCAGCGGCAACCCTGCATCGCGCGCGGCGCGGATATGCGCGCGGAAACGATCGCGCTGCCAGTCCAGGGGCTCGCTCAGGCGGTAGTAGTCCAGCCCCGTCTCGCCGATGGCCACCACTTTGGGATCGGCGGAGAGTTCGACCAGTTCCTCGGGCGATGGGTCCTGCGTGTCTTCGTAATCCGGATGTACCCCCACCGACGCCCAGAGGTTGCGGTGCGGCTTGACCAGCGCCATCAGCCCGGGCCAGTCCGGCATGGCCACGCTCACCACAAGGGCGTGGGTGACCTGGTTCGCCGCCATGCGGTCCAGGATGTCCGGCAGGTTTTGCGCCAGCTCGGGAAAATTCAAATGGCAGTGAGAATCGACGTACATAGCAGTGGCCCATGGCGCCGCGCACCACGCGCATCGCATGAAACGGGTATGGCGGGATCGGGAATGCGGCGGAGCCGGCTTTGCCGGTCCGCCAGCGTCGCGCCTTTTGAGGGGGAAGCGCGTAGCGCTTCGGGAGTGGGTTTCATCCTAGGCCTGGCAGGATAGCACCACGCGCTGCAGCGCGGCATGGGCAAACAACTTGGCGTTCAACGGGTGGCCGGCCAAGGCGCGCTGGCGCGTCAGCCAGCGCGCGCCCTCCGCCATTTTCGCCGCGTCGGCGCGCGCGGCCGTGCGGGCCACCGCGGGCCCCAGCGCGGGGAAATAACGGGCCGGCGCGCCGGCGCCGGCCAGCATCAGGTCCACGTAGAAACGCTGCAGCGCATCGATCCACTGCACGGCGGGCAGCTTGTCCAGCAGATCGGCCAAGGCCCCGACGTCGGGCGACTGGCCCTGCGACAGCGGTCCGGCCAGCTGTTCCAGCCATGCGGGGCACGCGCTTTCCTCCGTCTGCGCCAGCCGCAACGCGCCCAGGGGCGCGCCGCCCGCGGCCGCCAGCCAGGACGCGGCATCGCCGACATCCTGCGCCGCCAGCCATTGCAGCGCCTCCTGCCGCCCCGGCGTGGCCAGGGGCAGGCGCCGGCAGCGTGACAGCAAGGTGGGCAGCAGGCGGTCCGGCGCGTCGGCCACCAGCAGGAAAATCGTATGCGCGGGCGGCTCCTCCAGGACCTTCAGCAAGGCGTTCGCCGAGATCACGTTCAAGGCCTGGGCCGGATACAGCAGCGCCACCCGCCAGCCGCCGCGATGCGTCGCGGTGTTGAACCAGGACTCCAGCGCGCGGATCTGATCGACCCGGATATCCTTGGACGGCGCCCGCTTGGCGCCCGCCCCGGTCGAGGCGCCGGCCGCCGCGTCGGCGTCTTCCGATTCCGCCGCGGCTTCGGCCCCCTCTTCCAGTGCGACGGCCTCCGGCCGGATGCGCCGCAGATCGGGATGGTTGCCGCTGGCCACCCAGACACAGGCGGCGCACTCCCCGCAGGCCAGCCCCTGCCGGGGAGACTCGCACAACAGGCTGGCGGCCGCCGCCGAGGCGAACTGCAGCTTGCCGATGCCGGCCAAGCCGTGGATCAGCCAGGCATGGGCGAAACGATCGCGCTGCGCCAGCCAGGCGCGTGCGGTTTCCGTCTGCCAAGGCAGGAATTGCGCCAGGCTCATCGCGATGCGTCCACCAAGGCGCGGATTTCGGCTTCCAGCTGCGCGCGTATCGCCGGGATATCGCGGCCCCCATCGACCACCCGGATGCGCGAGGGATATTGCCCTGCCCTTGCCAGGTACACGTCGCGCGTACGCTGGAAGAAGGCGGCGCCTTCGCTTTCGAAGCGGTCGGGGGTGCGAGCATCGGCCAGCCGCGCGCGCGCGACTTCCAGCGGCACGTCGAACAGCCAGGTGCGATCCGGCTGCAGCCCGGGATGCACCCAGTCCTCCAGCACGGCCACGCGTTCGATGCCCAGTTGGCGGCCGCCGCCCTGGTAGGCATAGGTGGCGTCGGTGAAACGGTCGCAGACCACCCAGTCGCCGCGCGCCAGGGCGGGTTCGATGACCTGGCGTACGTGTTCGCAGCGCGCCGCGAACATGACCAGGGTTTCCGTATCCAGGCCCATGGGTTCGTGCAGGACCAGCTCGCGCAGGCGCTCGCCCAGGGCGGTGCCGCCCGGCTCCCGCGTGGTGACCACGCGCGCGCCATGGCCGCGCAGCGTTTCGGCGATCCAATCCGTGTGCGTGCTTTTGCCCGCGCCGTCCACACCTTCCAGCGTGATGAATGTGCCCCGTATCGTCATGGCGCGCGGTCCTTGCCCAGTATGTAGCGCGATACGTTGCGATTGTGATCCGACAGCGTCGCGGAAAACTCGCTGGTGCCGTTGCCCCGCGAGACGAAATACAGGTAATTGTGATGCGCCGGCCGCACGGCGGCCAGCAGCGCCGCCCGTCCCGGGCTGGCGATGGGCGTGGGCGGCAGGCCTGCCCGGGTATAGGTGTTCCACGGCGTGTCGGCCTGCAGGTCGCGGCGGCGGATGCGACCCTGGAAGGTATCGCCCATGCCGTAGATCACGGTGGGGTCGGTCTGCAGCGGCATGCCGTCGCGCAACCGGTTGATGAAGACGCCGGCCACACGCGCGCGATCGGCCGTATCCCCGGTTTCCTTTTCGATGATGGACGCCAGGATGAGCGCGTCATAGGGCGTGGCCACGGGCAAGTCGGGGTCGCGCTCCGCCCAGATGCGCGCCAGGATGCGCTGTCCTTCCTGGTAGCCGCGGCGCAGCAGGTCGAAATCCGTGCTGCCGGGCGTGAAGACGTAGGTGTCCGGAAAAATCAATCCCTCCATGCTGGGGGCACTCGAGCCCAGCCGGCGCAGCAGTTCCGCATCGTCGACATCGCCCAGCGTCTGCTTGATATCGGGGTTCTCGCGCAGCGCCTGGCGGATCTGCTTGTAGGTCCAGCCTTCGACGAAGGTGATCTGGCGCTGGCTCATGTCGCCGCGCGCGAGGCGCTCCAGCAGCCGCCATGGGGTGTCGCCCTGGATGGCCTGGTAGCCGCCGGCCTTGATAAGCTTGTCTCGCTCGCTGAGCCGTGCCATCCAGACGAAACCGTCTTCCCAAAGAGGCACGCCCGCGGCGTTCAGGGTACGGGCCACGGCGCGCGGACTGCTGCCCGGATCGACGACGAAGTCGACACGTTCGGCCGGCAGGCGCAGCGTATGGTGCATCCAGTACCAGGCGCCGCCGCAAGCGGCGGCCGCGGCAAGCACAAGGACGAGCAGGAATGCGAGAAAGAAGGTTAAGGCGGAGCGCTTCTTCATGAGACCCAGCAGTTTAAAGGATTAGCGCCGGCGGCATTGGGCGCCCAATTACCCCGGTGCAAACAGGGCATGAACCGAGGCCGACCGGCGCCGGCGGTATCATCGGGACTTCCGGATCACGTATGACCGTCACGGCCTGCCTCTATTCATGACCGATCTGTCCGTTCCTACTTCGAGCTCTTCCGACCCGCGCGCGTACCGCGCCGATCTGCCGGCGCTGCGCCTGGTATCCGCCAGCGGCGCGGACGCCATCGATTTCCTGCATGGGCAATTGACCCAGGACGTCCAGGGCCTGGCCGGCGACAACGCCGCCCTGGCGGGTTACTGCACCGCCAAGGGACGGCTGCTGGCCACGCTGGTCATGTGGCGCCCGGACGCCGGCGCGGCCGATGCGGGGAGCGATGCCCCGCGTCTGCGCGCCCTGGTGCGCGCGGATGTCGTGGAACCCCTACTCAAGCGCCTGCGCATGTTCGTCCTGCGGGCCAAGGTCACGCTGTCCGTCGCGGCGGCGCAGGTGGCCGGCGTCTGGACCGACGGCGATCCGGCCGCGCTGGACGCGGCCGCCGGCGGCACCCTGCCGCGCCAGGCATGGCACCGCGCCGAATTGTCCAGCGGCACGTGGGTCGCCGCCCCGTCGGGGCGCGGGCATCGCTGGTGGTGGATCGCCACGGACGAACAGCGCCAGGCCGCTGCCGGCCTGGCCAACGTGCTGGGCCCGGGCAATGCCGAGACCTGGCAGGCTGCCGACCTGGCCGCTGGCCTGCCTTGGGTGGGCGTGGCGACGCAGGATCTCTTCATCCCCCAGACCGTCAACCTGGACCTGATCGGCGGCGTCAGCTTCACCAAAGGCTGCTACCCCGGCCAGGAAGTCGTCGCGCGCAGCCATTACCGCGGCACGGTCAAGCGCAGGATGGCCTACGGAATCGTGCCGGGACAGCCCGCGGCCGCCATCGCGGCCGGCTCGGATATCTACGATGCGGACAAGCCGAACGAACCCTGTGGACGCGTGGTGGACGCCGCGGGGGACGTGGACGCGGCCATCCTGTTCGAGACGACCCTGGACACCCTGTCGGCCGGCCATCTGCGCCTGGGCGGCGCCGATGGTCCCGCCATACGCACCCAGCCCTTGCCATACGCCTTGCAATAGCGGGACCGCGACGGATCAAGCCTTGCCGAATTCGTCCGCCAGCTCGCGCGAACGCTGCGCGGCGGCCTGCATTGCGCGGGCGACCAGCCCCATGAAATCGGCGTCCTCGAAGACCTTCAGCGCCGCGGCGGTAGTGCCGCCCTTGGAGGTCACCCGTTCGCGCAGCACCGCGGGCGGGTCGTCGGATTCCCGTGCCAATCGCGTGGCGCCGGAGAGCGTCGCCAGCGCCAACTCGCGCGCCTGTTGGGCATCCAGGCCCACCTTCAGTCCGCCCTCGATCAGGGCTTCGATGAACCGGAATACATAGGCCGGGCCGCTGCCGGACAGGGCGGTGACCGCATCGATGGCGGCATCGTCGCGCACCCACACCACCTTGCCCACCGAGGCCAGCATGGCTTCGGCCAACTGGCGCTCCGCGGCGCTGACGCCCGGCAGCGCCAGCATCCCGGTCACGCCCTCGCCCACCAGGGCGGGGGTATTGGGCATGCACCGCACCAGCTTGGGCCACGGCGCGCCGTCGCCCAGCCAGCCGGCCAGCACATCGCCGCGGATGCCGGCGGCCACGCTCACCACGAGGGTGCCTTCGCGCAGCCAGCCGCGCGAGGCCGCCACCGCCTCTCGCATGAACTGCGGCTTGACGGCGTAGAACCACACATTGCATAGGGCGAGCCGGTCGTCCGGCGCCGTGGCCGCCGTGGCGCCGCGTGCCGTCCAGGCCGCATGCGAGGCCGCATTGATGTCGATGACGTGGAAGTTTTCCGGCGGGCAGATCTTGCCGGCCATGCCGGCGCCCAGGGCGGATGCCATATTTCCGCCGCCGATAAAGGCGATATGCAGGTTCTTGTCCATGGAGCGGGATTGTAATCACGCCTGCGCCGCCACGGTCATTGCCGCGGCCCGGGATCGTCGCGGGCCCAAGGGCGCGCGGGTGAGGAACCGGGCTGGCGAGGGAACAGGCGGGACACCATAGGCCGTCCAACCCGGCGGAAATTCCGTTGAACAAGGCCGGGCAGCGTAGGACAAGCCCTATTTGACAGTGCCGGGGCGCGGTGTAACAGTCACGAATTCGTCACAAACAATTCATATGGTGTCGGGCTGCCTGTCCCCTACCCGGGGCAACGGCCATCGCTACCCACGGAGGAAACATCCATGCGCTCCCATCGCCTCGCGCTCGTCGCGGCGTCGCTGCTTACCGCTTTCGCCGCGTCATCGGCCAACGCGGCCACTGAAATCCAGTTCTGGCACTCCATGGAAGGCGCCCTGGGCGATCGCGTCAACGAGATCGTCAACGACTTCAACAAGCAGAACCCCGACTACCAGATCAAGGCCGTCTACAAGGGCAACTACGGCGAATCGATGAACGCCGGCATCGCCGCGTTCCGCGCCGGCAACGCCCCCGACATCCTGCAAGTCTTCGAAGTCGGCACCGCCACGATGATGTACGCCAAGGGCGCCATCAAGCCGGTGCAGCAGATGTCCGAGGAAGCCGGCGACCCCATCAATCCCAAGGACTTCATCGGCGCGGTCGCGGGCTATTACTCGTCGCCGCAGGGCAAGCTGGTATCCATGCCCTTCAACAGCTCGACGGTGGTGTTCTATTACAACAAGGACGCTTTCCAGAAAGCGGGCCTGGATCCCGAAAAACCGCCCAAGACCTGGGAAGACCTGGCGGCCGACACCAAGAAGCTGAAGGCGGCCGGCATGGAATGCGGCTACACCACCTCGTGGCCGTCGTGGGTGCAGTTGGAGACCTTCTCGGCCTGGCACAACGTGGCCTACGCCACCAAGGACAACGGCTTCGGCGGCCTGGACGCGCGCCTGGCCATCGATTCGCCGCTGCACGTGCGGCACCTGAAGTTCCTGGCCAGCCTGGCCAAGGACGGCGAATTCATGTACGGCGGCCGCGGCGACGATCCCAACGCCCTGTTCATTTCGGGCAAGTGCGCGATGATCACCGGCTCCAGCGGCCTGCGCGCCAACATCATGAAGAATGCCAAATTCAAGTTCGGCACCTCCACCCTGCCCTACTACGCGGATGTCAAGGGTGCCCCGCAGAACACCATCATCGGCGGCGCGTCCCTGTGGGTCTTCGCCAACAAGAAGCCCGACGTCTACAAGGGCGTGACGAAGTTCTTCAAGTACCTGTCCAGCCCCGAAGTGGCGGCCAAGTGGCACCAGCAGACCGGCTATGTGCCGGTGACCAAGGCGGCCTACGAACTGACGCAGAAGCAGGGTTTCTATGACCAGAACCCGGGCACCGACGTCGGTGTGAAGCAGCTGAACGTCGAGACCACCGCGCAGTCGCGCGGCGTGCGGCTGGGCTACCTGCCGCAGATCCGCGAGATCGAGGACGCCACGATCGAGCAGATCGTATCCGGCAAGGTCGACGCGCAAGCCGGCCTGAAGGACGCGGTCAAGCGGGGCAACGACCTCCTCGAGAAGTTCGAAAAAAGTGTAAAGTAGCGGCCGTTTTCGGGCCCTTGTAAGACCAAGTCGCGGTCCAGCCGCGCCTTGGTCTTGCCAGGACACGGCTACTGTCCCGCCAGGCGATGCGTCAGGGGATCGCCCAACCCGAATATCTCACGTTTTTTATGCGCTCGCGGCGATCCCGCCTCGCACTAGGGCCTGTTAACCATGGAAAAACGCGTCGTCTTCGGCCACAAGCTCCTGCCCTATCTGCTGCTGCTGCCGCAGCTCGCCATCACGGTGGTGTTTTTCTTTCTGCCGGCCGGCCAGGCGATGTGGCAATCGCTGCACATCGAAGATCCGTTCGGCCTCTCTTCCTCGTTCGCCGGCCTGTCCAACTTCGCCGATCTTTTCAGCCAGGCGACGTATATCGACTCCTTCAAGGTCACGGCGATGTTCTCGATACTGGTCGCCGTCGTGGGCCTGTCCGTATCGCTGCTGCTGGCGGTCATGGCCGACCGCGTCATCCGCGGCGCGGGGCTGTACAAGACCCTGCTGATCTGGCCGTACGCCGTCGCGCCTGCCGTGGTCGGCGTGCTGTGGCTGTTCCTGTTTTCGCCCGCCGTGGGCATCCTGGCCGTGGCGCTGACCCGGATGGGCGTGGCCTGGAATCCGCGGCTGAACGGCACCGAGGCCATGATCCTGGTGTTGATCGCTTCCGTCTGGAAGCAGATTTCCTATAACTTCCTGTTTTTCCTGGCCGGACTGCAGTCGATCCCCCGTTCGCTCATCGAGGCGGCCGCCATCGACGGCGCCAGGCCGGCCCGCCGGTTCTGGACCATCGTGTTCCCTTTGCTGTCGCCCACTACCTTCTTCCTGCTGGTGGTCAACGTCATCTATGCCTTCTTCGACACCTTCGCGGTCATCGACACGACGACGCAGGGCGGACCCGGCACGTCGACGGCGATCCTGGTCTACAAGGTGTACAGCGATGGTTTCCGCGGGCTGGACCTGGGTTCCTCGGCGGCGCAATCGGTGGTGCTGATGGTCATCGTGGTGGCGCTCACCGTCATGCAATTCCGCTATATCGACCGCAAGGTCCAGTACTGATTCAGAGGCTCTATGGTTGAACGCCGTCCCTGGCTGGATATCCTGGCTCACGCCATACTGCTGTGTGGCGTGGCCGTGGTGGCCTTTCCGCTTTATGTGACCTTCGTCGCGTCCACGCAAACGGCGCAGGAAGTGGCCAACGCGCCGATGTCGCTGCTGCCCGGCTCGCACTTCCTCAGCAACTACATCCAGGCGCTGTTCGCCGGTTCGGGCGGGGGCTCCAGCGGCGCGCCGGTGGGCCGCATGCTGTGGGTGAGCCTGGTCATGGCCCTGGCCATCTCCATCGGCAAGATCATCATTTCGCTGCTGTCGGCCTTCGCGGTGGTGTATTTCCGCTTCCGCGGCCGCATGTTTTTCTTCTGGATGATCTTCGTCACGCTGATGCTCCCCGTGGAAGTGCGCATCGCGCCCACCTACAAGGTGGTGGCGGACCTGGGCCTGCTGAACACCTATGCCGGCCTGACGCTGCCGCTGATCGCCTCGGCCACCGCGACCTTCCTGTTCCGGCAGTTTTTCCTGACCGTGCCGGACGAATTGGTGGAAGCCGCGCGCATCGACGGCGCGGGCCCCATGCGCTTCTTTCGCGACGTATTGATGCCGCTGTCGCGCACCAGCATCGCGGCCCTGTTCGTGATCCAGTTCATCTACGGCTGGAACCAGTACCTGTGGCCCCTGCTGATCACCACGCAGGAAAACATGTACCCGATCGTGATCGGGATCAAGCGCATGGTCAGCGGCGGCGACAGCGTCACGGAATGGAATATCACCATGGCCACGGCCATGCTCGCGATGATCCCGCCCGCCCTGGTCGTGATCCTCATGCAGAAGTGGTTCGTCAAGGGCCTCGTGGACACCGAAAAATGATCGCCGCCGCAACTCACCGACTCTTCGTATGGCTACCCTGAGCTTTCGCAACGTCAAGAAAACCTACGCCGGCGACATTCCCGTCATCCACGGCATCGACGTCGATATCGCCGACGGCGAATTCGTCGTGATCGTGGGGCCTTCGGGCTGCGGCAAATCCACGCTGATGCGCATGGTGGCCGGCCTGGAAACCATCACCAGCGGCCAGATCGAGATCGACGGCCGGGTGGTGAACGAGCTGGAGCCTGCCGAGCGCGATATCGCGATGGTGTTCCAGAACTACGCCCTGTATCCGCACATGAGCGTATTCCAGAACATGGCGTACGGGCTGAAGATCCGCAAGATGTCCAAGGACGAGATCCGTCGCCGCGTCGAAGCCGCCGCGCAGATCCTCGAACTGGGCCACCTGCTGGAACGGCGGCCGCGCCAGCTGTCCGGCGGCCAGCGCCAGCGCGTGGCCATGGGCCGCGCCATCGTGCGCGAACCCAAGGTGTTCCTGTTCGACGAACCGCTGTCCAATCTGGATGCCAAGCTGCGCGTGGCCATGCGCCTGGAACTGCTGAAGCTGCACCGCCGGCTGGGGACCACCAGCCTGTACGTGACGCACGACCAGGTCGAGGCCATGACCCTGGCGCACCGGATGATCGTGATGAACAAGGGCGTCCCGGAGCAGATCGGCACGCCGATGGAAGTCTTCGAGCGGCCGGCGTCCACCTTCGTGGCCGGCTTCATCGGCTCGCCGCCCATGAACCTGATTTCCGTGAATGTGCAGGGGGACGGAACGCTGAAGACCGCCGCCGGCGTCGACCTGGCGATCAAGCCCACCGACGTCCCGCCCACCGTGCGCGGGCGCGGCGCGGTGCTGGGGCTGCGCCCGGAACACATGGTGCTGAACGCGCCGGGCATGCGCGTGGAAATCGAAATGGTGGAAACACTGGGCTCGGAGCAGCTGGTACACGGCCGCTGCGGGGACGCCGACCTGGTCGTCCGCTGCACCACGCGCCAGCTGCAGGAAGCGACCATCCGGCCCGGCGACCAGATGAACGTCGGGCCCGATGGGCGCCATCCCTTGCATTGGTTCGACCAGGATAGCGGCAAGCGCATCCAGGGCACCTAGCCCATCGAAGCAGGCCGGGCCCTAGGCGGCCTGGTCCTGCTCTTCGCACGGAGCGGCGCGCTCGCCGCCCCAGGGCGCGCGATGCACCGCCCGCGATAAGGCGCGATCGCGGGCGATCGACGTCTCCAGGGTATCCTGCGCCCGCCGCGCGACGGTGATCCGGAACCCGTCGTCCTCGAAGCGAGGCGTGGTTTCTTCCAGCATATCGACGTTGTTACGGCGGAAGGCATCAGCCACTTCCTTGGCTTCGTATGGCCCCAT
Proteins encoded in this region:
- the tmk gene encoding dTMP kinase, which produces MTIRGTFITLEGVDGAGKSTHTDWIAETLRGHGARVVTTREPGGTALGERLRELVLHEPMGLDTETLVMFAARCEHVRQVIEPALARGDWVVCDRFTDATYAYQGGGRQLGIERVAVLEDWVHPGLQPDRTWLFDVPLEVARARLADARTPDRFESEGAAFFQRTRDVYLARAGQYPSRIRVVDGGRDIPAIRAQLEAEIRALVDASR
- the proC gene encoding pyrroline-5-carboxylate reductase; the encoded protein is MDKNLHIAFIGGGNMASALGAGMAGKICPPENFHVIDINAASHAAWTARGATAATAPDDRLALCNVWFYAVKPQFMREAVAASRGWLREGTLVVSVAAGIRGDVLAGWLGDGAPWPKLVRCMPNTPALVGEGVTGMLALPGVSAAERQLAEAMLASVGKVVWVRDDAAIDAVTALSGSGPAYVFRFIEALIEGGLKVGLDAQQARELALATLSGATRLARESDDPPAVLRERVTSKGGTTAAALKVFEDADFMGLVARAMQAAAQRSRELADEFGKA
- the ugpA gene encoding sn-glycerol-3-phosphate ABC transporter permease UgpA, with protein sequence MEKRVVFGHKLLPYLLLLPQLAITVVFFFLPAGQAMWQSLHIEDPFGLSSSFAGLSNFADLFSQATYIDSFKVTAMFSILVAVVGLSVSLLLAVMADRVIRGAGLYKTLLIWPYAVAPAVVGVLWLFLFSPAVGILAVALTRMGVAWNPRLNGTEAMILVLIASVWKQISYNFLFFLAGLQSIPRSLIEAAAIDGARPARRFWTIVFPLLSPTTFFLLVVNVIYAFFDTFAVIDTTTQGGPGTSTAILVYKVYSDGFRGLDLGSSAAQSVVLMVIVVALTVMQFRYIDRKVQY
- the holB gene encoding DNA polymerase III subunit delta' produces the protein MSLAQFLPWQTETARAWLAQRDRFAHAWLIHGLAGIGKLQFASAAAASLLCESPRQGLACGECAACVWVASGNHPDLRRIRPEAVALEEGAEAAAESEDADAAAGASTGAGAKRAPSKDIRVDQIRALESWFNTATHRGGWRVALLYPAQALNVISANALLKVLEEPPAHTIFLLVADAPDRLLPTLLSRCRRLPLATPGRQEALQWLAAQDVGDAASWLAAAGGAPLGALRLAQTEESACPAWLEQLAGPLSQGQSPDVGALADLLDKLPAVQWIDALQRFYVDLMLAGAGAPARYFPALGPAVARTAARADAAKMAEGARWLTRQRALAGHPLNAKLFAHAALQRVVLSCQA
- a CDS encoding sn-glycerol-3-phosphate import ATP-binding protein UgpC gives rise to the protein MATLSFRNVKKTYAGDIPVIHGIDVDIADGEFVVIVGPSGCGKSTLMRMVAGLETITSGQIEIDGRVVNELEPAERDIAMVFQNYALYPHMSVFQNMAYGLKIRKMSKDEIRRRVEAAAQILELGHLLERRPRQLSGGQRQRVAMGRAIVREPKVFLFDEPLSNLDAKLRVAMRLELLKLHRRLGTTSLYVTHDQVEAMTLAHRMIVMNKGVPEQIGTPMEVFERPASTFVAGFIGSPPMNLISVNVQGDGTLKTAAGVDLAIKPTDVPPTVRGRGAVLGLRPEHMVLNAPGMRVEIEMVETLGSEQLVHGRCGDADLVVRCTTRQLQEATIRPGDQMNVGPDGRHPLHWFDQDSGKRIQGT
- the ugpB gene encoding sn-glycerol-3-phosphate ABC transporter substrate-binding protein UgpB; this encodes MRSHRLALVAASLLTAFAASSANAATEIQFWHSMEGALGDRVNEIVNDFNKQNPDYQIKAVYKGNYGESMNAGIAAFRAGNAPDILQVFEVGTATMMYAKGAIKPVQQMSEEAGDPINPKDFIGAVAGYYSSPQGKLVSMPFNSSTVVFYYNKDAFQKAGLDPEKPPKTWEDLAADTKKLKAAGMECGYTTSWPSWVQLETFSAWHNVAYATKDNGFGGLDARLAIDSPLHVRHLKFLASLAKDGEFMYGGRGDDPNALFISGKCAMITGSSGLRANIMKNAKFKFGTSTLPYYADVKGAPQNTIIGGASLWVFANKKPDVYKGVTKFFKYLSSPEVAAKWHQQTGYVPVTKAAYELTQKQGFYDQNPGTDVGVKQLNVETTAQSRGVRLGYLPQIREIEDATIEQIVSGKVDAQAGLKDAVKRGNDLLEKFEKSVK
- the ygfZ gene encoding CAF17-like 4Fe-4S cluster assembly/insertion protein YgfZ — encoded protein: MTDLSVPTSSSSDPRAYRADLPALRLVSASGADAIDFLHGQLTQDVQGLAGDNAALAGYCTAKGRLLATLVMWRPDAGAADAGSDAPRLRALVRADVVEPLLKRLRMFVLRAKVTLSVAAAQVAGVWTDGDPAALDAAAGGTLPRQAWHRAELSSGTWVAAPSGRGHRWWWIATDEQRQAAAGLANVLGPGNAETWQAADLAAGLPWVGVATQDLFIPQTVNLDLIGGVSFTKGCYPGQEVVARSHYRGTVKRRMAYGIVPGQPAAAIAAGSDIYDADKPNEPCGRVVDAAGDVDAAILFETTLDTLSAGHLRLGGADGPAIRTQPLPYALQ
- the mltG gene encoding endolytic transglycosylase MltG translates to MKKRSALTFFLAFLLVLVLAAAAACGGAWYWMHHTLRLPAERVDFVVDPGSSPRAVARTLNAAGVPLWEDGFVWMARLSERDKLIKAGGYQAIQGDTPWRLLERLARGDMSQRQITFVEGWTYKQIRQALRENPDIKQTLGDVDDAELLRRLGSSAPSMEGLIFPDTYVFTPGSTDFDLLRRGYQEGQRILARIWAERDPDLPVATPYDALILASIIEKETGDTADRARVAGVFINRLRDGMPLQTDPTVIYGMGDTFQGRIRRRDLQADTPWNTYTRAGLPPTPIASPGRAALLAAVRPAHHNYLYFVSRGNGTSEFSATLSDHNRNVSRYILGKDRAP
- the ugpE gene encoding sn-glycerol-3-phosphate ABC transporter permease UgpE; the encoded protein is MVERRPWLDILAHAILLCGVAVVAFPLYVTFVASTQTAQEVANAPMSLLPGSHFLSNYIQALFAGSGGGSSGAPVGRMLWVSLVMALAISIGKIIISLLSAFAVVYFRFRGRMFFFWMIFVTLMLPVEVRIAPTYKVVADLGLLNTYAGLTLPLIASATATFLFRQFFLTVPDELVEAARIDGAGPMRFFRDVLMPLSRTSIAALFVIQFIYGWNQYLWPLLITTQENMYPIVIGIKRMVSGGDSVTEWNITMATAMLAMIPPALVVILMQKWFVKGLVDTEK
- a CDS encoding TatD family hydrolase, which codes for MYVDSHCHLNFPELAQNLPDILDRMAANQVTHALVVSVAMPDWPGLMALVKPHRNLWASVGVHPDYEDTQDPSPEELVELSADPKVVAIGETGLDYYRLSEPLDWQRDRFRAHIRAARDAGLPLIIHTRSSAEDTLRILREEKAEEVGGVMHCFTESWDVAQAAMDLNFHISVSGIVTFKNAAVLHDVASRMPLERLLIETDSPYLAPVPYRGKVNDPSKVIHVAEKIADLKGLPVADVAAASTENFFSLFSKIER